From the Serratia nematodiphila DZ0503SBS1 genome, one window contains:
- the elyC gene encoding envelope biogenesis factor ElyC has translation MLFNLKKFFGALLMPLPLLMLLMGLALLLLWFTRWQKSGKTIFTLSWLFLLLFSLQPVADRLLRPIEAEYQTYRGNDPVSYIVVLGGGYTYNPDWAPSSNLLGNSLPRVTEGVRLYLAHPGARMVFTGASAGPMQSNAATAALVAESLGVPRSDMVILGEPRDTEQEAAQVAKLVGEQPFILVTSANHLPRAMRFFKAKGLHPIPAPANQLAIDSPLNIWDRATPSSMFLGHTERAWYETLGSLWQWLKGADSAGAE, from the coding sequence ATGCTGTTCAACCTGAAAAAGTTCTTTGGCGCCCTGCTGATGCCACTGCCGCTGTTGATGCTGCTGATGGGGCTGGCGCTGCTGCTGCTGTGGTTCACCCGCTGGCAAAAAAGCGGTAAGACGATTTTCACGCTGAGCTGGTTGTTTTTACTGCTTTTCAGCCTGCAACCGGTGGCCGACCGACTGCTGCGGCCGATCGAAGCCGAATACCAGACTTATCGCGGTAACGATCCGGTCAGCTACATCGTCGTGTTGGGCGGGGGTTATACCTACAATCCCGATTGGGCGCCCAGTTCAAACCTGCTCGGCAACAGTTTGCCGCGCGTGACGGAAGGCGTGCGGCTCTACCTTGCACATCCCGGCGCCAGGATGGTGTTCACCGGCGCGTCCGCCGGCCCCATGCAAAGCAACGCCGCCACTGCGGCGCTGGTGGCCGAAAGCCTGGGCGTGCCGCGCAGTGATATGGTGATCTTGGGGGAACCGCGCGATACCGAGCAAGAGGCCGCTCAGGTCGCCAAATTGGTCGGCGAGCAACCGTTCATTCTGGTGACCTCCGCCAACCATCTGCCGCGCGCCATGCGTTTCTTCAAGGCTAAGGGGCTGCACCCGATCCCGGCGCCGGCCAACCAGTTGGCGATCGACTCGCCGCTGAATATCTGGGATCGCGCCACACCGTCGTCAATGTTCCTCGGCCATACCGAGCGCGCCTGGTATGAAACGCTGGGTAGTCTGTGGCAATGGCTGAAGGGCGCAGATAGCGCCGGCGCAGAGTAA
- a CDS encoding YcbJ family phosphotransferase, whose product MEQLRAELSIVLGESISRLERVSEQPYAHMYSLYDRQGNAIPLMAKSFICRGIAQQEAYKLSMLARDGDIRLPTVYGVVCTLQAPYTEILLIERLRGVSAEAPTRSPDRWNMLMEQIVDGILAWHRIDSHGSVGSVDSTQENDWFCWYQQRVEVLWATVVNLTTPQLTMADRRLLYRTREALTHFFVGFDDPCVLVHGNLSLRNMLKDPKSDQLLAMLNPGVVLWAPREYDLFRLCEAGMPSQLLFSYLQRAPVADAFLARRWLYVVWEAVGRLIHTGKLERRPFDYASQQLLPWLAG is encoded by the coding sequence ATGGAGCAGTTACGCGCCGAACTGAGCATTGTGCTGGGTGAGTCCATCAGCCGGCTGGAGCGGGTGAGCGAACAGCCTTATGCGCATATGTATTCGCTGTACGATCGGCAGGGCAACGCGATCCCGCTGATGGCGAAAAGCTTTATCTGTCGGGGCATCGCCCAGCAGGAGGCGTACAAGCTGTCGATGCTGGCGCGCGACGGGGATATTCGCCTGCCTACGGTGTATGGCGTGGTGTGTACCCTCCAGGCGCCGTATACGGAAATCCTGCTGATCGAGCGCCTGCGCGGCGTGTCGGCTGAGGCGCCGACGCGCTCGCCGGATCGCTGGAATATGCTGATGGAGCAGATCGTTGACGGGATATTGGCCTGGCACCGCATCGACAGCCACGGCAGTGTCGGCAGTGTTGACAGCACGCAGGAGAATGATTGGTTCTGCTGGTATCAACAGCGGGTCGAAGTGCTGTGGGCGACGGTGGTCAATCTCACCACCCCGCAGTTGACCATGGCGGATCGGCGTTTGCTGTACCGCACGCGCGAAGCGCTGACCCATTTCTTCGTCGGCTTCGATGATCCCTGTGTTCTGGTGCACGGTAACTTATCGCTGCGCAACATGCTGAAAGATCCCAAAAGCGATCAACTGCTGGCGATGCTCAATCCCGGCGTAGTGCTGTGGGCGCCGCGCGAATACGATCTTTTCCGCCTCTGCGAGGCGGGCATGCCCAGCCAGCTGCTGTTCAGCTATCTGCAGCGGGCGCCGGTCGCCGACGCTTTCCTGGCGCGGCGCTGGTTATATGTGGTGTGGGAAGCGGTAGGGCGTTTGATCCATACCGGCAAGCTGGAGCGGCGGCCGTTCGACTATGCATCGCAACAGCTGCTGCCCTGGCTGGCCGGTTGA
- the kdsB gene encoding 3-deoxy-manno-octulosonate cytidylyltransferase — protein sequence MSFIAIIPARYASTRLPGKPLADIHGKPMVVHVMERARESGASRVIVATDHPEVAKAVEAAGGEVCMTSPDHHSGTERLAEVIAHYGFADDQIIVNVQGDEPLIPPVIVRQVAENLAGSQAGMATLAVPIESAEEAFNPNAVKVVMDAQGYALYFSRATIPWDRERFAASKESIGDSLLRHIGIYAYRAGFVRRYVSWAPSQLEQIELLEQLRVLWYGEKIHVAVAKAIPSVGVDTPEDLQRVRDSIQP from the coding sequence ATGAGTTTTATCGCTATTATTCCCGCCCGCTACGCCTCAACCCGTTTGCCGGGCAAACCGCTGGCCGATATTCACGGCAAGCCGATGGTGGTGCATGTGATGGAGCGCGCCCGTGAGTCCGGCGCCAGCCGCGTCATCGTGGCGACCGATCATCCTGAAGTCGCCAAAGCGGTGGAAGCCGCCGGCGGCGAAGTGTGCATGACCAGCCCGGATCACCATTCCGGCACCGAGCGTTTGGCGGAAGTGATCGCGCACTACGGCTTTGCCGACGACCAGATCATCGTTAACGTGCAGGGCGATGAGCCGCTGATCCCACCCGTTATCGTGCGGCAGGTGGCGGAAAACCTGGCGGGCAGCCAGGCCGGCATGGCGACGTTGGCGGTGCCGATCGAGAGCGCCGAAGAGGCTTTCAACCCCAACGCGGTGAAGGTGGTGATGGACGCGCAGGGCTACGCGCTCTATTTCTCACGCGCCACCATTCCGTGGGATCGCGAGCGTTTCGCCGCGTCGAAAGAGAGCATCGGCGACAGCCTGCTGCGTCATATCGGCATCTACGCATACCGCGCGGGCTTCGTGCGCCGCTACGTCAGCTGGGCGCCGAGCCAACTGGAGCAGATCGAGCTGTTGGAACAGCTGCGCGTGCTGTGGTACGGTGAAAAGATCCACGTGGCGGTCGCGAAAGCGATCCCGAGCGTGGGGGTCGATACGCCGGAAGACCTCCAGCGCGTGCGCGACAGCATTCAACCCTGA
- a CDS encoding Trm112 family protein, producing MDHRLLEIVACPVCNGKLYFNKENQELVCKADGLAYPLRDGIPVLLENEARALSLDEKHA from the coding sequence ATGGACCACCGTTTACTCGAAATCGTTGCCTGCCCGGTATGCAACGGCAAACTCTATTTCAATAAAGAAAACCAGGAACTGGTGTGCAAAGCGGACGGGTTGGCTTACCCGCTGCGTGACGGCATTCCGGTGCTGTTGGAAAATGAAGCGCGTGCGCTGTCGCTGGATGAGAAGCACGCATGA
- a CDS encoding winged helix-turn-helix domain-containing protein, with amino-acid sequence MTTPTISLTAARALHLAAQGLLSPLKRQARPDDVVSAIQRMGLLQIDTISVVARSPYLVLFSRLGAYQPEWLEQALAGRKLFEYWAHEACFLPIEDFGLLRHRMLAPHDMGWKYSADWVQQHQAAMDNLLRHIEQQGPVRSADFSAEKKGNSGWWDWKPEKRHLEILFTAGKLMVAERRNFHRVYDLTERLLPAWDDARHALPAERARRQMLHRTCRYLGIFRAEWLADYYRLKRVAPKALLAELQAQGEISPVQVEGLEGQFYVHESLAELLPLAEQGKLKSTVTSLLSPFDPVVWDRRRALELFNFDYRLECYTPKEKRRYGYFTLPVLHRGELVGRIDAKAHRRQGIFEIISFHTEPQVRFGKQRTQDIRQAIARTAKWHGAQRVALGDIPAALAAEWGAGWEVG; translated from the coding sequence ATGACCACCCCGACCATTTCCCTTACCGCCGCTCGCGCGCTGCACCTTGCCGCCCAGGGGCTGCTTTCTCCGCTTAAACGCCAGGCTCGGCCCGATGATGTCGTGAGCGCGATCCAGCGCATGGGGCTGTTACAAATCGATACCATTAGCGTCGTCGCCCGCAGCCCGTATCTGGTGCTGTTCAGCCGTTTGGGGGCCTATCAGCCGGAGTGGCTGGAGCAGGCGCTCGCCGGCCGCAAGTTGTTCGAGTATTGGGCGCACGAGGCCTGTTTCCTGCCGATCGAAGATTTTGGTCTGCTGCGGCATCGCATGCTGGCGCCGCATGATATGGGCTGGAAATACTCCGCCGACTGGGTGCAGCAGCACCAGGCGGCGATGGACAACCTGCTGCGGCACATCGAACAACAGGGGCCGGTGCGTTCCGCCGATTTCAGCGCCGAGAAGAAAGGCAACAGCGGGTGGTGGGACTGGAAACCGGAGAAACGGCACCTGGAGATCCTGTTTACCGCCGGCAAGCTGATGGTGGCCGAGCGTCGCAACTTCCACCGGGTTTACGATCTGACCGAAAGGCTGCTGCCGGCCTGGGACGATGCGCGTCATGCGCTGCCTGCGGAGCGGGCGCGCCGGCAGATGTTGCATCGCACCTGCCGCTATCTGGGCATTTTCCGCGCCGAGTGGTTGGCGGATTATTATCGGCTGAAACGCGTGGCGCCAAAAGCCTTGCTGGCAGAGCTGCAGGCGCAGGGGGAAATTTCGCCGGTGCAGGTAGAGGGGCTGGAAGGGCAGTTCTATGTGCATGAATCACTGGCGGAACTGCTGCCGCTGGCGGAGCAGGGCAAACTGAAATCGACGGTCACCAGCCTGCTGTCGCCTTTTGATCCGGTGGTGTGGGATCGCCGCCGGGCGCTCGAACTGTTCAACTTTGACTATCGGCTGGAGTGTTACACGCCGAAAGAAAAACGTCGCTATGGTTACTTCACGTTGCCGGTGCTGCATCGGGGCGAGCTGGTGGGGCGGATTGACGCCAAGGCGCACCGTCGCCAGGGCATCTTCGAGATCATCAGTTTCCATACGGAGCCGCAGGTGCGCTTCGGCAAACAGCGAACGCAGGATATCCGGCAGGCCATCGCGCGCACGGCCAAATGGCACGGTGCGCAACGCGTCGCGCTGGGCGACATTCCGGCCGCGTTGGCCGCGGAATGGGGTGCCGGCTGGGAAGTGGGATAA
- a CDS encoding cold-shock protein: MFKNTVLKMGRVKWFNQAEGYGFISPVDGSDEIYVNRNAIANTKNKSLNEGQNVEFSIYRSSHGLSAADVIAF; the protein is encoded by the coding sequence ATGTTTAAAAATACTGTGTTAAAAATGGGTCGTGTGAAATGGTTTAATCAGGCCGAAGGCTATGGTTTTATTTCACCGGTAGATGGCAGCGACGAAATCTATGTCAACCGCAACGCTATCGCCAACACCAAAAATAAGTCGTTGAACGAAGGTCAGAACGTTGAGTTCTCGATCTATCGCAGCTCGCATGGGCTGTCCGCGGCAGACGTTATCGCGTTCTGA
- the cspE gene encoding transcription antiterminator/RNA stability regulator CspE: MSKKTGQVKWFNESKGFGFIEQHDGGKDVFVHFSAIMTDGFKTLAEGQRVEYTIQDSPRGPAAANVVAL, translated from the coding sequence ATGTCTAAGAAGACGGGTCAAGTTAAGTGGTTCAACGAAAGCAAAGGTTTTGGTTTCATTGAGCAGCACGACGGCGGCAAAGATGTATTCGTACACTTCTCCGCAATCATGACCGACGGTTTCAAGACCCTGGCTGAAGGCCAGCGCGTTGAGTACACCATCCAGGACAGCCCGCGCGGGCCGGCTGCCGCCAACGTAGTTGCTCTGTAA